From the genome of Homalodisca vitripennis isolate AUS2020 chromosome 8, UT_GWSS_2.1, whole genome shotgun sequence, one region includes:
- the LOC124367141 gene encoding uncharacterized protein LOC124367141 produces MKVILIACLAVTMVAARPQKEGAYFTNEAIRQAQNTHLIPQGASIQKVQEGIELAAIESIPANERINLFEILGDHVPPEVVNNLQTQIDQVGKSR; encoded by the exons ATGAAGGTGATATTGATTGCCTGCCTCGCCGTAACGATGGTGGCCGCAAGGCCACAGAAGGAAGGAGCCTACTTCACCAACGAGGCGATCAGGCAGGCGCAGAACACTCACCTTATCCCACAGGGCGCATCCATACAGAAG GTGCAAGAGGGTATCGAGCTGGCGGCCATAGAGTCCATTCCCGCCAACGAGAGGATCAACCTGTTCGAGATCCTGGGTGACCATGTGCCCCCAGAAGTGGTCAACAATCTCCAGACTCAGATAGACCAAGTCGGCAAGAGTCGCTGA